Proteins co-encoded in one Candidatus Sericytochromatia bacterium genomic window:
- a CDS encoding terminase family protein, which produces MTQRDAIDAGIQPNVVQKQILQALLEEPGVRVVVVGTGRQVGKTEGCKMALIESLARHGSFFKGDYGAPTYKRAGQVYEEMCHNLKPLIKRKRDQQLTIELGPIGRNPEGGRLIFHSLEDHDNIRGDNSDLWVVDEMCDIAEAAWRATILPMLMARKGKALLLGTPKRVGVGFVWARAEWLMGTDRSAYPTHRCLSAPSSANPANTPENIAFMAQGMTQDVYREEILGEWLDEEGAVFERLDEVFSIPCDEISPGHWRAKDPVPPGVKCLIGFDIASHEDYNIFSVWRLDKREQVALYRIRGEKYDTVLQMLHEVRQIYNNADIYADGNGMGAPIVQRLADRYRDGVVDRKWKSNAVKVNDITEARLAFQHVEWKMLNVPWQKTEFRMYTREKRASGVWSYSAPEGCHDDSVAAACMVAERVRQGHRAQLKEPQPEYIRVEGDGEIKVASEWFDLMEKKARRKRKLWPFKG; this is translated from the coding sequence TTGACGCAACGCGACGCCATTGACGCGGGAATTCAACCCAACGTAGTGCAGAAACAGATTCTGCAGGCGTTGCTCGAAGAGCCCGGCGTCCGCGTCGTGGTTGTCGGTACAGGCCGCCAGGTGGGCAAGACCGAGGGCTGCAAGATGGCCCTGATAGAGTCGTTGGCCCGGCACGGGTCGTTTTTCAAGGGCGACTATGGGGCCCCGACCTACAAGCGCGCCGGCCAGGTCTACGAGGAGATGTGCCATAACCTCAAGCCGCTGATCAAGCGCAAGAGGGACCAGCAGCTGACCATCGAGCTGGGCCCGATTGGACGCAACCCGGAAGGCGGGCGCCTGATCTTCCACTCGCTTGAAGATCACGACAACATCCGCGGCGACAACAGCGACCTGTGGGTCGTGGACGAGATGTGCGACATTGCCGAGGCAGCCTGGCGGGCCACCATCCTGCCCATGCTCATGGCGCGCAAGGGCAAGGCCCTGCTGCTGGGCACCCCCAAACGAGTAGGCGTGGGGTTCGTCTGGGCCCGAGCCGAGTGGCTCATGGGCACGGATCGAAGCGCCTACCCAACGCACAGGTGCCTTTCAGCCCCAAGCTCGGCCAACCCGGCCAACACGCCCGAAAACATCGCCTTTATGGCCCAGGGCATGACCCAGGATGTGTATCGGGAAGAGATCCTTGGCGAGTGGCTGGACGAGGAAGGCGCCGTTTTTGAGCGCCTGGACGAGGTGTTCAGCATCCCATGCGACGAGATCAGTCCTGGGCACTGGCGGGCAAAAGACCCCGTTCCTCCGGGCGTCAAGTGCCTGATTGGCTTCGACATTGCCAGCCACGAGGACTACAACATCTTCTCGGTCTGGCGGCTTGACAAGCGCGAACAGGTGGCCCTGTACCGCATTCGGGGCGAAAAGTACGACACGGTCCTCCAGATGCTCCATGAGGTGCGGCAGATCTACAACAATGCCGACATCTACGCCGACGGCAACGGCATGGGCGCCCCTATCGTCCAGCGGTTGGCTGACCGCTACCGGGACGGGGTGGTAGACCGGAAGTGGAAGTCCAACGCGGTCAAGGTCAACGACATCACGGAAGCCCGCCTGGCCTTCCAGCACGTCGAGTGGAAGATGCTAAATGTGCCATGGCAAAAGACAGAGTTCAGGATGTACACGCGCGAAAAGCGGGCATCGGGGGTATGGTCCTACAGCGCCCCTGAGGGATGCCATGACGACTCGGTGGCGGCGGCATGCATGGTCGCGGAGAGGGTCCGCCAGGGCCATCGAGCCCAGCTCAAGGAGCCGCAGCCTGAATACATCCGGGTTGAGGGGGACGGCGAAATCAAGGTCGCCAGCGAATGGTTCGACCTGATGGAGAAGAAGGCCCGCCGCAAGCGGAAGCTATGGCCCTTCAAAGGCTGA